In Marivirga salinae, a single window of DNA contains:
- a CDS encoding transposase, translating into MNYSNFIGIDISKAKIDITTLNTDGELNHSVCKNNSKSIIVHLKSLKRNGFDIENSLVCAEFTGLYIFSLVEACKAMAIDLWIENAAQIKHRSGISRSKNDKIDSEKIAIYAFRFKDLVKLYNRDDEVIEELKFLLNERDLILTDKTKYTAQIKDQKGHVPDSFYKNKVKRYKAIIKTLVLQLKSIQDQIDHLITDDDNLKHQFNLSTSITGIGTQAAIQTIVATRGFKDFSDPRKFACHAGVAPFQFMSGSSLKTKARVSKRANKKLKQVFHMAALSAIQVDGELRDYYTRKVEEGKNKMLVLNAVRSKLIHRLFAVIRNNKKYDKNYLNSLALSIR; encoded by the coding sequence ATGAATTATTCTAATTTTATTGGTATTGATATTAGCAAAGCTAAAATTGACATTACTACTTTAAACACAGATGGTGAACTCAATCACTCAGTTTGTAAAAACAACTCTAAAAGTATTATTGTACATTTAAAGTCACTTAAAAGAAATGGCTTTGATATTGAAAACAGCTTGGTTTGTGCAGAGTTTACCGGACTTTATATTTTCTCCTTAGTTGAAGCTTGTAAAGCTATGGCTATTGATCTGTGGATTGAAAATGCTGCTCAGATCAAACACCGTTCGGGTATCTCTAGATCTAAAAATGATAAAATTGATTCTGAAAAAATAGCCATTTATGCTTTCCGATTTAAAGACTTAGTGAAATTATATAATAGAGATGATGAAGTTATTGAAGAACTCAAATTTTTATTAAATGAAAGAGATTTAATCTTAACAGACAAAACTAAATACACTGCTCAAATCAAAGATCAAAAAGGACATGTCCCTGACTCTTTCTACAAAAACAAAGTCAAACGATATAAGGCTATTATTAAAACGCTGGTCTTGCAGCTTAAATCCATACAGGATCAGATTGATCACCTCATAACTGACGATGATAATCTAAAGCATCAGTTTAATCTATCTACCTCAATAACTGGAATAGGAACACAAGCAGCAATACAAACTATTGTGGCTACCAGAGGATTTAAAGACTTTTCAGACCCAAGAAAGTTCGCTTGTCACGCTGGTGTAGCTCCTTTTCAATTTATGTCTGGTAGCAGTTTAAAAACCAAAGCAAGAGTTTCTAAACGTGCTAATAAAAAATTAAAGCAAGTCTTTCATATGGCAGCCCTTTCAGCCATCCAGGTTGATGGGGAATTAAGAGATTACTACACTAGAAAAGTGGAAGAGGGAAAAAATAAAATGCTAGTTTTAAATGCGGTTCGGTCTAAACTCATTCATCGATTATTTGCGGTTATTCGTAACAATAAAAAATATGACAAAAACTACCTGAACTCTCTTGCTTTATCCATAAGATAA